Genomic window (Prosthecochloris aestuarii DSM 271):
TTATCGATAGTGCCTGTCAGTGATGTCTCTTCCAGCAATTCTCTCAGGCAGCCCTCTTCAGGGGTTTCACCGGCTTCAATGAATCCTCCGGGAAGGGCCCATTCGTTATAGCCGGGCTGATGAGCTCTTCTGACGACGAGCAGTTCATTGTGGTCGTTGACCGTATAGGCGATAGCGACCGGAAGAGGGTTTTCGTAGTGGATCCATTGGCAGGAAGGACAGCGTTTCCTTGTTCGGTTTTCGATTTCCGCCGTTGTCAGAGGTGAGCCGCAGACAGGACAGTAAGTATAGACATGCATAACCGGGATAATATTTTTGTTGGTGACACGTCGTTGTGTCTTATTGAAGGATAATAAAGCATTATTACCTGAATACAATCAGTGCGTTCCTGAAGAGAAAAACAGAGTGGCCATCTGATCG
Coding sequences:
- a CDS encoding NUDIX hydrolase, producing MHVYTYCPVCGSPLTTAEIENRTRKRCPSCQWIHYENPLPVAIAYTVNDHNELLVVRRAHQPGYNEWALPGGFIEAGETPEEGCLRELLEETSLTGTIDNLVGAYHRHTDLYGSLLVIAYKVIITSNTLRINHELFEADFYPLEEIPTINIPLHKQIIQEAQSHEHLRSLR